The proteins below are encoded in one region of Pleuronectes platessa chromosome 12, fPlePla1.1, whole genome shotgun sequence:
- the LOC128453869 gene encoding uncharacterized protein LOC128453869 gives MTMNELRANGIWVLGCGNVVSSHIYKCVKCRRYRRSTEVQQMADLPQERAEESPPFTYCGLDCFGPFIVKEGRKELKRYGLLFTCLCSRAVHIETLDDLTTDAFMNALRTVMAIRGPVRQIRCDQGTNFMGARRVLSELLKGIDPERQRAFGCEFVLNVPSASHMGGVWERQIRTVRSILMVMLDQAASRLDTTTLRTFLYETMAIINSRPLSVEHLNDPTGPEPLTPNHILTMKSSIILPPPGQFCKEDLYLCKRWRKVQFLANEFWQRWKREYLLNLQQRRKWQKISRNSQIDDIVILQEDGSPRNEWKLAKVVEVYPSADGMVRKLKLLVSDTTFDKGKPLTRSVHLERPIHKVVTLLEASSIT, from the coding sequence ATGACCATGAACGAATTGCGTGCAAATGGAATATGGGTCTTGGGATGTGGGAATGTGGTCTCCTCACACATTTATAAGTGTGTAAAATGTAGGAGATACAGAAGATCTACAGAGGTGCAACAAATGGCAGATCTGCCGCAAGAAAGGGCTGAAGAATCCCCCCCCTTTACTTACTGTGGTCTTGACTGTTTCGGCCCCTTTATCgtaaaggaaggaagaaaggaattAAAACGCTATGGGTTGCTGTTTACCTGCTTATGTTCGAGAGCAGTACACATAGAAACACTCGATGACTTGACAACAGACGCATTCATGAATGCACTTCGAACAGTTATGGCTATCAGAGGACCTGTGCGCCAAATAAGATGTGATCAGGGAACAAACTTCATGGGCGCTAGGAGAGTCCTTTCTGAGTTGCTCAAAGGAATAGATCCTGAACGTCAGCGAGCATTCGGCTGTGAATTTGTGCTGAACGTCCCATCAGCTAGCCACATGGGTGGGGTCTGGGAGCGTCAGATTCGGACAGTCCGAAGCATCTTGATGGTTATGCTTGACCAAGCCGCAAGCAGACTCGACACCACAACTTTGAGAACGTTTCTTTACGAAACGATGGCTATAATCAATAGCAGGCCACTAAGTGTTGAGCATCTTAATGATCCTACTGGTCCGGAGCCCCTCACTCCAAACCACATACTGACCATGAAATCCTCAATCATTCTGCCACCTCCAGGACAGTTTTGCAAGGAAGACCTGTACCTGTGCAAAAGGTGGAGAAAGGTGCAGTTCTTAGCCAATGAGTTTTGGCAAAGATGGAAGCGAGAATACCTGCTGAACCTCCAACAACGACGGAAATGGCAAAAAATATCAAGGAACTCGCAAATAGATGACATTGTGATCCTTCAAGAAGATGGCTCACCAAGGAATGAATGGAAGCTTGCTAAAGTTGTGGAAGTGTATCCCAGTGCAGATGGCATGGTACGGAAACTGAAACTTCTAGTTAGCGACACTACATTTGACAAAGGCAAACCACTCACTAGATCAGTTCATCTTGAGAGGCCTATACACAAGGTAGTCACCTTACTTGAGGCCAGCTCAATCACATAA